A window of the Polaribacter sp. HaHaR_3_91 genome harbors these coding sequences:
- a CDS encoding DUF3095 family protein, with protein sequence MENIKYYTQLKSSSKTLVDLLADESDFSELPNTWHVVVVDIKNSTKAVDEGKHHQINLTATGAIISVLNTIRKEKKNIEIPYFFGGDGATFIIPALLLNKITLVLENYSLHIKKNIDLILRVGHISIEELSEKKANLKIVKHQLTDQLAIPIILGNGLKKAEEIIKSTFTKIEDIDFKKDLLNLEGMECRWKEINPRQTQKKVICLLLDTVNENDQRAIYRDVLIKMDTIFGTFNNRQPIKSKNLKLNFSISKIWEEMKVTLANNNFKYLLKNWFKTLIGKWYFNMSEDGKQYLNQIGQLSHTFMLDGMINTIFTAEQPKIDLFTTYLNQLEKENKIIYGIHVTHASVMSCYVLDRKTKHAHFVDGTEGGYTSAAKMFKVKMKTLN encoded by the coding sequence ATGGAAAATATAAAATATTACACCCAATTAAAAAGTTCTAGTAAAACACTCGTTGATTTATTAGCAGATGAATCTGATTTCTCAGAATTACCAAATACTTGGCATGTAGTAGTTGTTGATATTAAAAATTCTACCAAAGCTGTTGATGAAGGAAAACATCATCAAATAAACTTAACAGCAACCGGAGCAATAATTTCTGTATTAAACACCATTAGAAAAGAGAAGAAAAACATAGAAATCCCATATTTTTTTGGAGGAGATGGCGCTACTTTTATTATACCAGCGTTACTTCTAAATAAAATTACCTTGGTTTTAGAAAATTACAGTCTTCATATTAAAAAAAACATCGATTTAATACTTAGGGTTGGACATATTTCTATAGAAGAATTATCAGAAAAAAAAGCTAATCTAAAAATAGTAAAACACCAACTAACAGATCAATTAGCAATTCCTATTATTTTAGGAAACGGTTTAAAAAAAGCAGAAGAAATCATTAAAAGTACTTTTACAAAAATAGAAGATATTGATTTTAAAAAAGACCTTTTAAACTTAGAAGGGATGGAATGTAGGTGGAAAGAAATAAACCCAAGACAAACCCAAAAGAAAGTGATTTGTTTATTGTTAGATACGGTAAACGAAAATGATCAAAGAGCTATTTATAGAGATGTACTTATAAAAATGGATACTATTTTTGGCACCTTCAACAATAGGCAACCTATAAAATCGAAAAATTTAAAATTAAATTTTAGCATTTCTAAAATATGGGAAGAAATGAAAGTTACACTTGCCAATAATAACTTTAAATATTTATTAAAAAATTGGTTTAAAACTTTGATTGGTAAATGGTACTTTAACATGTCTGAAGATGGAAAGCAATACTTAAATCAAATTGGTCAATTATCACATACTTTTATGTTAGACGGCATGATTAATACAATATTTACAGCAGAACAACCTAAAATAGATCTTTTTACAACCTACCTAAATCAACTAGAAAAAGAAAATAAAATTATTTATGGCATCCATGTAACACACGCTTCCGTAATGTCTTGTTACGTGTTAGATAGAAAAACAAAACACGCACACTTTGTAGATGGTACAGAAGGAGGCTACACATCTGCTGCAAAAATGTTTAAAGTAAAAATGAAAACTTTAAATTAG
- a CDS encoding ATP-dependent Clp protease ATP-binding subunit, producing MDDNFSPKVRDVITFSKEEALRLGQEFIGTEHLLLGLIRQGEGKAIEILTAFDVDFVLLRKKLEQLNPVTPTFTESTDKPSLRLTRQAEKALKTTFLEAKLYQSESIDTAHLLLCILRNENDPTTKLIHKYHVNYDEAKTLYKQLHVDDIDLPTNPIAETPSDDEFASERSNPFDQPQKGKTVKKSKTPVLDNFGRDLTDLAEKGKLDPVVGRQKEIERVSQILSRRKKNNPMLIGEPGVGKSAIAEGLALRIIERKVSRILFDKRIVSLDLASLVAGTKYRGQFEERMKALMNELEKNDDIILFIDEIHTIVGAGGATGSLDASNMLKPALARGEIQCIGATTLDEFRTNIEKDGALERRFQKVIVDPTSVEETIQILQNIKNKYEEHHHVNYTDDAIEACVKLTNRYMTDRYLPDKAIDALDEAGSRIHITNIVVPQQVLELESKLEIIRDQKTKAVNGQKYEEAAKLRDDEKNMEAALNSAQNQWEEDSKLNREIVTEDNVAEVVSMMTGIPVNRVAEAETNRLHELPALIKGKVIGQNEAVTKVVKAIQRNRVGLKDPNKPIGSFIFLGQTGVGKTQLAKVLARELFDSDDSLIRIDMSEYMEKFAISRLIGAPPGYVGYEEGGQLTEKVRRKPYSVVLLDEIEKAHPDVFNMLLQILDDGHITDSLGRKIDFRNTIIIMTSNIGARQLKDFGGGVGFGTATKAAQADEHAKSVLEGALKKSFAPEFLNRIDDVIVFNALERDDIHKIIDIELDKLLHRISDLGYTLNLSEKAKDYIADKGFDKKYGARPLKRAIQKYIEDALAEEIVNSKLYEGDTINMDLDEKENKLTITIEKGEKKPETRTETEKES from the coding sequence ATGGACGATAATTTTTCACCAAAGGTTAGAGATGTAATTACTTTCAGTAAAGAAGAAGCGCTACGTTTAGGGCAAGAATTTATTGGAACAGAACATCTTTTACTAGGTTTAATAAGACAAGGAGAAGGAAAAGCAATAGAAATATTAACAGCATTTGATGTTGATTTTGTTTTATTGCGTAAAAAATTAGAACAATTAAACCCTGTAACCCCAACGTTTACAGAAAGCACAGATAAGCCGAGTTTACGATTAACAAGACAAGCTGAAAAAGCCTTAAAAACAACTTTTTTAGAAGCTAAATTATATCAGAGCGAATCTATAGATACGGCACATTTATTACTTTGTATTTTAAGAAATGAAAACGACCCAACTACAAAGTTAATTCACAAATACCATGTAAATTATGATGAAGCTAAAACGCTTTACAAACAACTACATGTAGATGATATAGATTTACCGACAAACCCTATTGCAGAAACGCCTTCTGATGATGAATTTGCTTCAGAAAGATCGAATCCTTTTGACCAACCTCAAAAGGGAAAAACTGTAAAAAAATCGAAGACTCCGGTATTAGATAATTTCGGTAGAGATTTAACAGATTTAGCAGAAAAAGGAAAATTAGATCCGGTAGTTGGTAGACAAAAAGAAATAGAACGAGTTTCTCAAATTTTAAGTCGTAGAAAGAAAAACAATCCAATGTTAATTGGAGAACCAGGTGTTGGTAAATCTGCCATTGCAGAAGGTTTAGCTTTGCGAATTATTGAAAGAAAAGTGTCAAGAATTTTATTTGACAAACGTATTGTTTCTTTAGATTTAGCAAGCTTAGTTGCTGGCACAAAATACCGTGGTCAGTTTGAAGAACGCATGAAAGCCTTAATGAATGAACTTGAAAAAAATGATGATATCATTCTTTTTATAGATGAAATTCACACCATTGTTGGTGCTGGTGGAGCAACCGGTTCTTTAGATGCATCTAATATGCTAAAACCTGCTTTAGCTAGAGGAGAAATACAATGTATTGGTGCAACTACGTTGGATGAATTTAGAACGAATATCGAAAAAGATGGCGCGTTAGAACGTCGTTTTCAAAAGGTAATTGTAGATCCAACTTCAGTTGAAGAAACAATACAGATTTTACAAAATATAAAAAATAAATATGAAGAACATCACCATGTAAATTATACAGATGATGCTATTGAAGCTTGTGTAAAATTAACAAACAGATACATGACCGATAGATACCTACCAGACAAAGCTATTGATGCTTTAGATGAGGCCGGATCTAGAATTCATATTACAAACATCGTTGTTCCGCAACAAGTTTTAGAGTTAGAATCTAAGTTAGAAATTATTAGAGATCAAAAAACCAAAGCTGTAAACGGACAGAAATATGAAGAAGCTGCTAAGTTACGTGACGATGAAAAAAACATGGAAGCTGCTTTAAATTCTGCTCAAAACCAATGGGAAGAAGATTCTAAATTAAATAGAGAAATTGTAACTGAAGATAATGTTGCAGAAGTTGTTTCTATGATGACAGGAATTCCTGTAAATAGAGTTGCAGAAGCAGAAACTAATAGATTACACGAATTACCTGCCTTAATTAAAGGAAAAGTAATTGGACAAAATGAAGCGGTTACCAAAGTAGTAAAAGCAATACAGCGTAATAGAGTTGGGTTAAAAGACCCTAACAAACCAATTGGTTCTTTTATTTTCTTAGGACAAACTGGTGTTGGTAAAACACAATTAGCTAAAGTTTTAGCTCGTGAATTATTTGATTCTGACGATTCTTTAATTAGAATTGACATGAGTGAATACATGGAGAAGTTTGCTATCTCTCGTTTAATTGGAGCGCCTCCAGGATATGTTGGTTATGAAGAAGGCGGACAGTTAACTGAAAAAGTGAGAAGAAAACCATATTCTGTAGTTTTGTTAGACGAGATAGAAAAAGCGCATCCAGATGTGTTTAATATGTTGCTACAAATTTTAGATGACGGTCACATTACCGATAGTTTAGGTAGAAAAATCGATTTTAGAAATACCATAATTATTATGACTTCTAACATTGGTGCACGTCAATTAAAAGACTTTGGTGGTGGTGTAGGTTTTGGTACAGCTACTAAAGCAGCACAAGCAGATGAACACGCAAAATCCGTACTAGAAGGTGCTTTAAAGAAGTCTTTTGCTCCGGAGTTTTTAAACAGAATAGACGACGTAATTGTATTTAACGCTTTAGAAAGAGATGATATTCATAAAATTATAGATATCGAGTTAGATAAATTATTACATAGAATATCAGATTTAGGCTACACTTTAAATTTAAGCGAAAAAGCAAAAGATTACATTGCAGACAAAGGTTTTGATAAAAAATATGGAGCAAGACCACTTAAAAGAGCTATACAGAAATACATTGAAGATGCTTTAGCAGAAGAAATTGTAAACTCTAAACTCTATGAAGGTGACACTATAAATATGGATTTGGATGAGAAGGAAAACAAACTCACCATTACCATTGAAAAAGGTGAAAAGAAACCTGAAACAAGGACAGAGACCGAAAAGGAATCTTAA
- a CDS encoding NYN domain-containing protein, producing the protein MAQNNINLAVLIDGDNIPSAHVKEMMEEIAKYGNPTIKRIYGDWTSPHLSKWKNLLLQNAITPIQQYAYTTGKNATDSAMIIDAMDILYSEKVNGFCLVSSDSDFTKLATRLREAGQQVIGIGEKKTPTPFIVACDKFIYIEILRKQTEKKESVSTKENEKDSVDKITSKVIKLISSTISDLSDEEGWAFLGDVGSLLQKKQPNFDSRNYGFDKLTPLIKSIGKFDLDQRENSKSRHKLIFVKNK; encoded by the coding sequence ATGGCCCAAAACAATATAAATTTAGCAGTACTTATAGACGGAGACAACATACCGTCTGCTCACGTTAAGGAAATGATGGAAGAAATTGCAAAGTATGGCAACCCAACTATTAAAAGAATTTATGGAGATTGGACGAGTCCGCATTTGTCTAAATGGAAAAATTTACTGTTACAAAATGCTATTACTCCTATACAGCAATACGCATATACTACCGGAAAAAATGCCACCGACTCTGCCATGATCATTGATGCGATGGATATTCTATATTCAGAAAAAGTAAATGGTTTTTGCTTAGTTTCTAGTGATAGCGATTTTACAAAACTAGCAACTCGATTAAGAGAAGCAGGTCAGCAAGTTATTGGTATTGGAGAGAAAAAAACTCCAACGCCCTTTATTGTTGCTTGTGATAAATTTATCTATATAGAAATTCTTAGAAAGCAAACCGAAAAGAAAGAAAGTGTTAGCACAAAAGAAAATGAAAAAGATAGCGTTGACAAAATAACGTCAAAAGTAATTAAACTAATCTCTTCTACTATTTCAGATTTATCTGATGAAGAAGGTTGGGCATTTCTTGGTGATGTAGGTAGTTTACTTCAGAAAAAACAACCTAATTTCGATTCAAGAAATTATGGTTTTGACAAATTAACTCCGCTTATTAAGTCTATTGGTAAATTTGACTTAGACCAAAGAGAAAACTCCAAGAGCAGACACAAATTAATTTTTGTAAAAAATAAATAG
- the gyrA gene encoding DNA gyrase subunit A, with product MADGEKLIPINIEEQMKAAYIDYSMSVIVSRALPDVRDGLKPVHRRVLFGMHELGIKATGSYKKSARIVGEVLGKYHPHGDTSVYDSMVRMAQSWSVRYMMVDGQGNFGSVDGDSPAAMRYTEVRMQKISEDMLADIEKETVDHRLNFDDTLQEPTVLPTRIPNLLVNGASGIAVGMATNMAPHNLTEVINGTMAYIDNRDIEIDELMQHITAPDFPTGGIIYGYDGVRDAFHTGRGRIVMRAKAIIEEVKGRECIVITEIPYQVNKAEMIKKTADLVNEKKLEGIANIRDESDRNGMRIVYILKRDAIPNIVLNKLFKYTQLQTSFSVNNIALVNGRPEQLNLKELIHYFVEHRHEVIVRRTEFLLKKAEARAHILEGLIIASDNIDEVIKIIRASNNADEARESLIERFELSEIQAKAIVEMRLRQLTGLEQDKLRAEYDEIMLTITDLKDILANEPRRYDIIKEELALIKDKYGDERRSVIEFAGGDMRIEDMIPDTKVVVTISNAGYLKRTNLEEYKVQNRGGRGQKGATTRNEDFLEHLFVGTNHQYMMFFTQKGKVFWMRVYEIPEGGKNTKGRAMQNLINIEQDDSVKAFLVTQDLKDEEYVNNHYVIMATKKGQVKKTSLEQYSRPRTNGINAITIKDGDELLEAKLTTGDSQVMLALASGKSIRFEEAKTRPMGRTASGVRGITLQHENDEVIGMVAVNDMESNILVVSEKGYGKRSKLEDYRITNRGGKGVKTLNISEKTGNLVAIKNVDDSNDLMIINKSGLTIRMAVEDLRVMGRATQGVRLINIKDSDSIAAVAKVAHEEEVVEELEGDELEGETENGTEIENDSNENQE from the coding sequence ATGGCAGACGGAGAAAAGTTAATTCCGATTAACATTGAAGAACAGATGAAAGCTGCGTACATCGATTACTCGATGTCAGTAATTGTTTCAAGAGCATTACCAGATGTAAGAGATGGTTTAAAGCCAGTTCATAGAAGGGTTTTGTTTGGTATGCACGAGTTAGGGATTAAAGCTACAGGTTCATATAAGAAATCCGCAAGAATTGTTGGGGAAGTTTTAGGTAAGTATCACCCACATGGAGATACTTCTGTATATGATTCTATGGTACGTATGGCACAAAGTTGGAGTGTACGTTATATGATGGTAGATGGTCAAGGGAACTTTGGTTCTGTAGATGGAGATTCGCCAGCAGCAATGCGTTATACTGAGGTTCGAATGCAAAAAATATCAGAAGACATGTTGGCTGATATTGAAAAAGAAACTGTAGATCATCGATTAAATTTTGATGATACTTTGCAAGAACCAACCGTTTTACCAACTCGTATTCCTAATTTATTAGTAAACGGAGCTTCTGGTATTGCAGTAGGTATGGCAACAAATATGGCACCACATAACTTAACAGAAGTTATAAATGGTACCATGGCATATATTGATAATAGAGATATTGAGATCGATGAATTAATGCAGCACATTACCGCACCAGATTTTCCTACAGGAGGAATTATCTATGGTTATGATGGTGTAAGAGATGCATTTCATACAGGTCGTGGACGTATTGTAATGCGTGCTAAAGCTATTATTGAAGAGGTTAAAGGACGTGAGTGCATTGTTATTACAGAAATCCCTTACCAAGTGAATAAAGCAGAAATGATTAAAAAAACTGCTGATCTTGTAAATGAAAAAAAATTAGAAGGAATTGCGAATATTCGTGATGAGTCTGATAGAAACGGAATGCGTATTGTGTACATTTTAAAACGTGATGCAATACCTAACATCGTTTTAAATAAATTATTTAAGTACACACAGTTACAAACTTCTTTTAGTGTTAATAATATTGCTTTGGTTAATGGTAGACCAGAACAATTAAACTTAAAAGAGTTAATTCATTATTTTGTAGAACATAGACATGAAGTAATTGTTCGTAGAACTGAGTTTTTACTTAAAAAAGCAGAAGCTAGAGCACATATCTTAGAAGGATTAATTATTGCTTCGGATAATATAGATGAAGTAATTAAAATTATTAGAGCTTCTAATAATGCAGATGAAGCTAGAGAAAGTTTAATTGAGCGTTTTGAGTTGTCTGAAATTCAAGCGAAAGCAATTGTAGAAATGCGTTTGCGTCAATTAACAGGACTAGAGCAAGATAAATTACGTGCTGAGTATGATGAAATTATGTTAACCATCACTGATTTAAAAGATATTTTAGCAAACGAACCAAGACGATACGATATTATAAAAGAAGAATTAGCACTTATTAAAGATAAATATGGTGATGAGCGTAGATCTGTAATAGAGTTTGCTGGTGGAGATATGCGTATAGAAGATATGATACCTGATACGAAAGTTGTGGTTACTATTTCTAACGCAGGATATTTAAAACGTACAAACTTAGAAGAATATAAGGTTCAGAATAGAGGAGGTAGAGGTCAAAAAGGTGCAACTACAAGAAATGAAGATTTCTTAGAGCATTTATTTGTTGGTACAAACCACCAATATATGATGTTCTTTACTCAAAAAGGAAAAGTATTCTGGATGCGAGTATATGAAATTCCAGAAGGTGGTAAAAACACCAAAGGTAGAGCAATGCAAAACCTTATTAATATAGAGCAAGATGATAGTGTAAAGGCATTTTTAGTAACTCAAGATTTAAAAGATGAAGAGTATGTAAATAACCATTATGTTATTATGGCAACAAAGAAAGGTCAGGTTAAAAAGACTTCTTTGGAGCAGTATTCTAGACCAAGAACAAATGGTATTAATGCAATTACTATTAAGGATGGAGATGAATTGTTAGAAGCAAAGTTAACTACTGGAGACAGTCAAGTAATGTTAGCATTAGCGTCTGGTAAATCTATTCGTTTCGAAGAAGCAAAAACGCGCCCAATGGGAAGAACTGCTTCTGGAGTAAGAGGTATTACTTTACAGCATGAAAATGATGAAGTAATAGGTATGGTTGCTGTAAATGATATGGAGAGCAATATACTTGTAGTTTCTGAAAAAGGGTACGGTAAACGTTCTAAATTAGAAGATTATAGAATTACCAATAGAGGTGGTAAAGGTGTTAAAACTTTAAATATTTCTGAAAAAACAGGTAATTTAGTAGCTATTAAAAATGTAGATGATTCTAACGATTTAATGATTATCAATAAATCTGGATTAACGATTAGAATGGCTGTAGAAGATTTAAGAGTAATGGGACGTGCAACGCAAGGAGTTCGTTTAATTAATATTAAAGATTCAGATAGTATTGCTGCAGTTGCTAAAGTTGCTCATGAAGAAGAGGTCGTAGAAGAGCTTGAAGGAGATGAACTTGAAGGCGAAACAGAGAATGGCACGGAAATTGAAAATGATTCAAATGAAAATCAAGAATAA
- a CDS encoding lipopolysaccharide assembly protein LapB, with product MKNQILALTVGFLSIASFAQKDEIKAAEKAIKKGQFKEAKAALAGLEATEDSMDSKYKAKYFFLKGSAYGKSNAEKAAAAYNKLIAYEKEIGKQKYTKEAEPKLNELVQFVSKNAIKAYNEQDYKNATSDFYLTYKLSPKDTSFLYNAALSSSLAKDYDGALKYYKELQDINYTGISTQYIAVNKETGEEEDLGTKANRDAMIKFGKYTNPSDKNTESKQAEIIKNIGYIYVNQGKPELAVEALEEARKSNPKDINLLLNQAQMYIELEKMDKFGELMKEAVEIDPTNPTLFFNLGVVNAQEDHIEEAIGFYEKAIELDPEYGDAYLNLGVTILNKRIAVINEMNENLSNEKKYTELEGELKVICKEALPYIIKADKLDRTEGTVSSLLNIYDTLEMTAEADALRPVYKEMRGQ from the coding sequence ATGAAAAATCAAATATTAGCGTTAACAGTTGGTTTCTTATCAATAGCTTCTTTTGCGCAAAAAGATGAAATTAAAGCTGCTGAAAAGGCAATAAAAAAAGGTCAATTTAAAGAAGCAAAAGCAGCATTGGCTGGTTTAGAGGCTACAGAAGATTCAATGGATTCAAAATATAAAGCAAAATATTTCTTTTTAAAGGGATCTGCTTATGGTAAATCGAATGCAGAGAAAGCGGCGGCAGCTTATAATAAATTAATTGCTTACGAAAAGGAAATAGGGAAGCAGAAATACACTAAGGAAGCAGAGCCTAAGTTAAATGAATTGGTACAGTTTGTTTCTAAAAATGCAATTAAAGCATACAACGAGCAAGACTATAAAAATGCAACAAGTGATTTTTATTTAACATACAAATTAAGCCCTAAAGATACTTCTTTCTTATATAATGCGGCTTTAAGTTCTTCTTTAGCTAAGGATTATGATGGGGCTTTAAAGTATTATAAAGAGTTACAAGATATTAACTATACAGGTATTTCAACTCAATATATTGCTGTTAATAAAGAAACAGGTGAAGAGGAAGATTTAGGAACTAAGGCTAATAGAGATGCAATGATTAAGTTTGGGAAATATACAAACCCAAGTGATAAAAATACCGAGTCTAAGCAAGCAGAAATCATTAAAAATATTGGTTACATATACGTAAATCAAGGTAAACCAGAATTGGCTGTTGAAGCTTTAGAAGAAGCTAGAAAATCTAATCCTAAAGACATCAATTTATTATTAAACCAAGCTCAAATGTACATTGAACTTGAAAAAATGGATAAATTTGGAGAGTTAATGAAAGAGGCTGTAGAAATTGATCCTACAAACCCAACGTTGTTTTTTAACTTAGGTGTTGTAAATGCTCAGGAAGATCATATTGAAGAAGCAATTGGATTTTATGAAAAAGCGATTGAATTAGATCCAGAATACGGAGATGCTTATTTAAATTTAGGAGTTACTATTTTAAATAAAAGAATAGCTGTTATTAATGAGATGAATGAGAATTTATCGAATGAAAAGAAATATACAGAATTAGAAGGTGAGTTAAAAGTTATTTGTAAAGAAGCTTTACCTTACATTATTAAAGCAGATAAGCTTGATAGAACAGAAGGAACTGTAAGTTCTTTATTAAATATTTATGATACTTTAGAGATGACTGCTGAAGCAGATGCTTTAAGACCAGTTTATAAAGAGATGAGAGGTCAATAA
- a CDS encoding C40 family peptidase: MLYGICNLSIVPLRAEESNQSEMTSQVLFGEVFEVTGKQKEWSKIRLTFDNYEGFIDNKQYTEISADFYSKLKTEKQYFSGEMIDFITNSKNELTTIPLGSNLPFYNAGKLQINSELYTYEGAILSEEESKHKIAQTAFNYLNTPFLWGGKTPFGIDCSGFTQMVYKLCGYRLLRDANQQATQGEVLSFIEESEAGDLAFFDNEEGEIIHVGIILSDYHIIHAHGKVRIDTLDHSGIFNAELQKHTHKLRIIKKMI; the protein is encoded by the coding sequence TTGTTATACGGCATTTGTAATTTAAGCATTGTTCCTTTAAGAGCAGAAGAATCAAACCAATCAGAAATGACTAGCCAAGTTTTATTTGGTGAAGTTTTTGAAGTGACTGGAAAACAGAAAGAATGGAGTAAAATTCGTTTGACTTTTGACAACTATGAAGGATTTATAGATAATAAACAGTATACAGAAATCTCTGCTGATTTCTATTCAAAACTAAAAACTGAGAAACAATATTTTTCAGGTGAAATGATTGATTTTATCACCAATAGTAAAAATGAGTTAACCACCATTCCTTTAGGATCTAATTTGCCTTTCTACAATGCAGGTAAGCTTCAAATAAACTCAGAATTATACACATATGAAGGTGCTATTTTATCAGAAGAAGAATCTAAACATAAAATTGCACAAACTGCTTTTAATTATTTAAATACCCCTTTTTTATGGGGAGGAAAAACACCTTTTGGTATTGATTGTTCTGGTTTTACACAAATGGTATATAAGCTTTGTGGATACCGACTTTTAAGAGATGCTAATCAACAAGCTACACAAGGTGAAGTTTTAAGTTTTATAGAAGAAAGTGAAGCTGGTGATTTGGCTTTTTTTGATAATGAAGAAGGAGAAATTATTCATGTTGGTATTATTTTAAGTGACTACCATATTATACACGCCCATGGCAAAGTAAGAATAGACACTTTAGATCATAGTGGTATTTTTAATGCCGAACTTCAAAAACATACACATAAGTTAAGAATCATAAAAAAAATGATATAA
- a CDS encoding M64 family metallopeptidase, with product MKKTLLLSILFLCASVTAQTFDVTTITQSGSNDSRINVVILSDGYQSTELNQFITDATNFSNALFAETPYKEYKNYFNVHAIKVPSNESGAKHPRTASDEATSNNQPAATIDNYFESTFDAYDVHRLLVANNAKVNTVLANNFPNYDIVLVLVNSPYYGGSGGEIAVASLHASANQIAIHELGHSFANLIDEYYPGDIYVREGINMTQETNPTNVKWKNWMNLNGVGIYPHGTSGTAASWYKPHQNCKMESLNSPFCSVCTEGTIEQIHSLTSVIENYSPQNTGSIDLSTPIDFTINTINPLPNTLDISWTLNGTVINSEDYTVSISKEDLTSENNQLLATIEDKTTLLKVDNHETVHFSTTLWNINSSTLSIDDISTNNFDIKLFPNPTQDILYFDVTYNNEDYNVFISDISGKQLIQKKMNNVGENQNIRIGALHSGVYFINFTFANGLHISKKIIKE from the coding sequence ATGAAAAAAACACTACTCTTATCTATTCTATTTTTGTGCGCATCTGTTACCGCACAAACTTTTGATGTAACAACAATTACACAATCTGGCTCTAATGATAGTAGAATTAATGTTGTAATTCTATCAGACGGATATCAAAGTACAGAACTGAATCAATTTATAACAGATGCTACTAATTTTTCAAATGCTCTATTTGCAGAAACACCTTATAAAGAATATAAAAATTATTTTAATGTGCATGCCATAAAAGTACCATCTAATGAGAGTGGCGCAAAACACCCTCGTACAGCATCAGATGAAGCTACTTCTAACAATCAACCTGCAGCTACTATAGATAATTATTTTGAATCGACTTTTGATGCATATGACGTTCATCGACTTTTGGTTGCTAACAACGCTAAAGTAAACACTGTTTTAGCTAATAATTTCCCTAATTACGACATTGTTTTAGTGTTAGTAAACAGTCCGTATTATGGTGGTAGTGGTGGTGAAATTGCAGTAGCATCCTTACATGCGTCAGCTAACCAAATTGCTATACATGAACTAGGACACTCTTTTGCAAATCTTATTGATGAATATTACCCCGGAGATATTTATGTAAGAGAAGGCATAAACATGACCCAAGAGACGAACCCTACAAATGTAAAATGGAAAAATTGGATGAACCTAAATGGAGTTGGCATTTATCCGCATGGCACATCCGGAACGGCTGCAAGCTGGTATAAGCCTCATCAAAATTGTAAAATGGAATCTTTAAATAGTCCTTTTTGTTCAGTTTGTACAGAGGGAACTATAGAGCAAATACACTCTTTAACTTCGGTAATAGAAAACTATTCACCACAAAATACAGGTTCTATAGATTTATCTACACCTATAGATTTTACAATAAACACTATAAATCCACTTCCAAACACCTTAGACATTTCATGGACTTTAAACGGAACAGTAATAAATAGTGAAGACTATACGGTCTCTATTTCAAAAGAAGATTTAACGAGTGAAAATAATCAACTACTAGCAACTATTGAAGATAAAACTACATTACTTAAAGTTGACAATCATGAAACCGTACATTTTTCTACGACACTTTGGAATATCAATTCTAGTACTTTAAGTATCGATGATATCTCTACAAACAATTTTGACATCAAACTATTTCCAAACCCAACTCAGGATATTTTATATTTTGATGTTACCTACAATAATGAAGACTATAACGTGTTTATTAGTGATATTTCTGGAAAGCAATTGATTCAGAAAAAAATGAATAACGTAGGCGAAAATCAAAACATTCGAATAGGTGCATTGCATTCTGGAGTATATTTTATCAACTTTACGTTTGCAAACGGATTACATATCTCTAAGAAAATAATTAAAGAATAA